Proteins encoded in a region of the Streptomyces sp. NBC_01298 genome:
- a CDS encoding PP2C family protein-serine/threonine phosphatase, producing the protein MRLSPVVLTVVIAALAYTTPPDMAFSRLLPAAPALAAAMWPVLPTVLLGTACLLLMIGLSLVFPDLGTWWTASGIIAVTVAAAYGSHVRLQRERTLFQVRLVADAAQQVVLSPMPHRLGTIEIESLYLAAAAEASIGGDFYEVVDTPYGIRLLIGDVRGKGLPAVGAAATIVNAFREAAYGETDLVDVARRLDASSTRYNAAFPPEGAMERFATALLVQIPHEGGRIGILNCGHPPPMLLHRGRLRVLESADPSPLISLAELVGDHYTVDSYDFAPGDLLLLYTDGIAEARARDGEFFPLASWMLRQPTTPPRELLAALHRDLLRYRRGRLDDDVAALAVRRSVT; encoded by the coding sequence GTGCGGCTGTCGCCGGTCGTCCTGACCGTCGTCATCGCCGCCCTGGCCTACACGACTCCGCCGGACATGGCCTTCAGCCGCCTCCTCCCCGCGGCGCCGGCCCTGGCCGCCGCCATGTGGCCGGTCCTCCCCACGGTCCTGCTCGGGACGGCCTGTCTCCTTCTGATGATCGGCCTCAGCCTCGTCTTCCCCGATCTGGGAACCTGGTGGACGGCCTCGGGAATCATCGCGGTCACCGTGGCGGCGGCGTACGGAAGCCACGTCCGGCTCCAGCGGGAGCGCACCCTCTTCCAGGTGCGGCTCGTCGCCGACGCCGCGCAGCAGGTGGTGCTGAGCCCCATGCCGCACCGCCTGGGCACCATCGAGATCGAGTCCCTGTACCTCGCGGCCGCGGCGGAGGCCAGCATCGGCGGGGATTTCTACGAGGTGGTCGACACGCCCTACGGGATCAGACTGCTCATCGGTGACGTGCGGGGCAAGGGCCTGCCGGCCGTGGGGGCGGCCGCGACGATCGTCAACGCCTTCCGGGAGGCGGCGTACGGTGAGACCGACCTGGTCGACGTCGCCCGCAGGCTGGACGCCAGCAGCACCCGGTACAACGCCGCCTTTCCCCCGGAGGGGGCGATGGAGCGCTTCGCCACGGCCCTCCTCGTCCAGATCCCGCACGAGGGCGGGCGGATCGGCATCCTGAACTGCGGACACCCCCCGCCGATGCTCCTGCACCGCGGAAGGCTCCGCGTCCTGGAGTCCGCGGATCCCTCGCCGCTGATCAGCCTCGCGGAGCTCGTCGGCGATCACTACACCGTGGACAGCTACGATTTCGCACCCGGCGACCTGCTGCTGCTCTATACCGACGGGATCGCCGAGGCCCGCGCCCGCGACGGCGAGTTCTTCCCCCTGGCGAGCTGGATGCTCCGGCAGCCGACGACACCGCCCCGCGAGCTGCTCGCGGCCCTCCACCGCGATCTTCTGCGCTACAGGCGAGGACGCCTCGACGACGACGTCGCCGCCCTCGCGGTACGCCGGAGCGTGACCTGA
- a CDS encoding SpoIIE family protein phosphatase, with the protein MRATEGNQDYPFAVTNTAAALLDGAGTVVAWTPAAEALLERRSTEVCGRPARDLLANPGSWEAVLAQGGQREQAGREGWEGRATLRHGSGRTLEIEFRVVPLVGGEGGDTARRLVLASPLEQAARWRQDHAFTHELFLQSRVGLALFDADLRLLRTNTHLLPYTGVPVDLYGRRLGDFLWAEDARIVEDRLRGVLRSGNPLIGFNTTARTLDDPRGGRVVTIQAFRLQAPDGRTMGVAAVFTDVTDHERSRGRLDLLYRATGALGGSLSVLRTVEDLVGILAPAFGDCAAVDLSETVLTGGEPAADGHPAQPLIRMAVAGAESDVLRTATVHFAAPPAAAGPAAPAARECRGELITGFGNRATEPQPELQPGPEDDAAPEWAIAVPGAHSAMTAPLSARGIGFGRITIWRTGEAPPLDEDDLALLEEIAARAAVAVDNARRYTKERRTAVGLQRSLLPPATAETPALEAAGLYLPADADSGVGGDWFDVIPLSSARVALVVGDVTGHGLHATAMMGRLRSAVRAMADLELEPEELLAHVDDMVLQVVAEADSEDADEGDAGTLLRIGPAGATCLYAVYDPVTGRCVMASAGHPPPAVVSPDGTVEYVELSPGPPLGVGGWPFEPVERDLPPGSVLALYTDGLIERGEGDVDEGMRDLADRLLRTDVLGRPLRRARHDIVEGLPPGRLRDDVTLLLARTRMVGEDSLATWVLEADPAIVGEARGLVLDQLTAWDLDELAFSTELIVSELVTNAIRHAGGPVRLRLIRADTLTCEVSDSSNTQPRMRRARNHEEGGRGLYIVAQLSHRWGSRYTVEGKTVWSEQNLPPP; encoded by the coding sequence ATGCGCGCCACTGAGGGCAACCAGGACTATCCCTTCGCTGTCACGAACACGGCCGCGGCGCTGCTGGACGGTGCCGGGACGGTCGTCGCCTGGACACCGGCCGCGGAAGCCCTCCTGGAGCGCCGGTCCACGGAGGTGTGCGGTCGGCCGGCCCGGGACCTCCTCGCGAACCCGGGCAGCTGGGAAGCGGTTCTGGCGCAGGGCGGGCAGCGGGAGCAGGCGGGACGGGAGGGGTGGGAGGGCCGTGCCACCCTGCGGCACGGCTCCGGGCGCACCCTGGAGATCGAGTTCCGCGTCGTCCCGCTGGTCGGCGGGGAGGGCGGGGACACGGCCCGCCGCCTCGTGCTCGCCTCGCCCCTGGAACAGGCCGCCCGATGGCGGCAGGACCACGCCTTCACGCACGAACTGTTCCTCCAGAGCCGAGTGGGCCTCGCCCTCTTCGACGCGGACCTGCGCCTGCTCCGGACGAACACGCACCTGCTGCCCTACACCGGAGTGCCCGTCGACCTGTACGGCCGGCGCCTGGGCGACTTCCTGTGGGCCGAGGACGCGCGGATCGTCGAGGACCGGCTGCGCGGGGTCCTGCGCAGCGGGAACCCCCTGATCGGTTTCAACACGACCGCGCGCACCCTGGACGACCCCCGGGGCGGCCGGGTCGTGACCATCCAGGCGTTCCGGCTGCAGGCACCCGACGGACGGACGATGGGCGTGGCGGCGGTGTTCACCGACGTGACCGACCACGAGCGCTCGCGCGGGCGCCTGGACCTGCTGTACCGGGCGACCGGGGCCCTGGGCGGCTCGCTGTCCGTCCTGCGCACCGTCGAGGACCTGGTCGGCATCCTGGCGCCCGCCTTCGGCGACTGCGCCGCGGTGGATCTCTCGGAGACCGTTCTGACCGGCGGTGAACCGGCCGCCGACGGGCATCCCGCGCAGCCGCTGATCCGGATGGCCGTGGCGGGAGCCGAATCGGACGTGCTGCGTACGGCCACGGTCCATTTCGCGGCTCCTCCCGCGGCGGCCGGTCCGGCCGCGCCCGCCGCGCGGGAGTGCCGGGGGGAGCTGATCACCGGCTTCGGAAACCGCGCCACCGAACCCCAGCCCGAGCTCCAACCCGGGCCCGAGGACGACGCCGCGCCGGAGTGGGCCATTGCCGTGCCGGGTGCGCATTCGGCGATGACGGCGCCGCTGAGCGCGCGGGGCATCGGGTTCGGCAGGATCACCATCTGGCGCACGGGGGAAGCTCCCCCGCTGGACGAGGACGACCTCGCGCTCCTGGAGGAGATCGCGGCCCGTGCGGCCGTGGCCGTGGACAACGCCAGGCGGTACACCAAGGAGCGCCGTACCGCCGTGGGCCTGCAGCGCAGCCTGCTGCCCCCGGCCACCGCGGAGACGCCCGCGCTGGAGGCCGCCGGCCTCTACCTGCCCGCCGACGCGGACAGCGGAGTGGGTGGCGACTGGTTCGACGTCATCCCCCTGTCCTCGGCCCGTGTCGCCCTGGTGGTCGGGGACGTCACCGGTCACGGGCTGCACGCCACGGCCATGATGGGTCGCCTGCGCAGCGCCGTACGCGCGATGGCTGACCTGGAGCTGGAGCCCGAGGAACTGCTGGCGCACGTGGACGACATGGTCCTGCAGGTCGTCGCCGAGGCCGACAGCGAAGACGCGGACGAGGGCGACGCGGGCACGCTGCTGCGCATCGGACCGGCCGGCGCCACCTGCCTGTACGCCGTCTACGACCCGGTCACCGGAAGGTGCGTGATGGCGAGCGCCGGGCATCCGCCTCCGGCCGTGGTCAGCCCGGACGGAACCGTGGAGTACGTCGAGCTGAGCCCCGGCCCGCCCCTGGGCGTCGGTGGCTGGCCCTTCGAGCCGGTCGAACGCGATCTGCCGCCGGGAAGCGTCCTCGCCCTGTACACCGACGGCCTCATCGAACGCGGAGAGGGCGACGTCGACGAGGGAATGCGCGACCTGGCGGATCGCCTGTTGCGTACGGACGTACTCGGCCGGCCGCTGCGCCGGGCCCGGCACGACATCGTGGAGGGGCTGCCGCCGGGCCGCCTGAGGGACGACGTCACGCTCCTGCTGGCCCGTACCCGCATGGTGGGCGAAGACTCCCTCGCGACGTGGGTGCTCGAGGCCGATCCCGCGATCGTCGGCGAGGCGCGCGGTCTCGTCCTGGATCAGCTGACCGCCTGGGACCTCGACGAGCTCGCCTTCAGCACGGAGCTCATCGTCAGCGAACTGGTCACCAACGCCATCCGCCACGCCGGCGGCCCGGTGCGGCTCCGGCTGATCCGGGCCGACACCCTGACCTGCGAGGTCTCGGACTCCAGCAACACGCAGCCGAGGATGCGGCGCGCGAGGAACCACGAGGAGGGCGGTCGCGGCCTGTACATCGTCGCCCAGCTCTCGCACCGCTGGGGCAGCCGCTACACCGTGGAGGGCAAGACCGTCTGGTCCGAGCAGAACCTGCCCCCGCCCTGA
- the katG gene encoding catalase/peroxidase HPI encodes MSGSDSENPAIPSPTPGPARPRTNRDWWPNQLDLQVLHQPSSGANPLGAGFDYAKAFSALDVEELKRDVFGVMTTSQDWWPADYGHYGPLFIRMSWHAAGTYRIADGRGGGGSGAQRFAPLNSWPDNASLDKARRLLWPVKQKYGRKVSWADLLVFAGNCAMESMGFETFGFGFGREDIWEPEEIFWGTEGTWLGDERYSGDRELTGPFGAVQMGLIYVNPEGPNGNPDPIAAAKDIRETFARMAMNDEETVALIVGGHTFGKCHGAVSPEYVGPEPEAAPIEQQGCGWKNAAGSGAGPDTITSGLEGAWTSEPTRWDNGYLDNLFRYDWELTTSPAGARQWTPTDPSAQGTVPDAHDPSKRHAPIMLTTDLSLKLDPVYGPIAKGFHENPGKLAEAFAKAWYKLLHRDMGPLSRYLGPWIPAPQLWQDPVPAVDHALVGSAEIADLKARILSSGLSVPQLVTTAWASAASFRGTDKRGGANGARIRLAPQKDWAVNDLPEVAEAVRTLDRIRQDFNAAAGGGVRVSLADLIVLGGCAAVEQAAGNAGHAVTVPFAPGRTDASQEQTDVESFAVLEPAADGFRNYLRPGEKLSPETLLLDRAFMLTLTAPELTVLVGGMRALDTGFRGAAHGLLTDRPGTLTNDFFVNLLDMGTEWKASATAENVFEGRSRSTGEVRWTATAVDLVFGSNSQLRAVAEVYASEDGGEELVRDFVAAWDKVMNLDRFDLA; translated from the coding sequence GTGTCCGGAAGCGACAGCGAAAACCCAGCCATTCCCTCCCCCACCCCCGGGCCGGCCCGGCCCCGCACGAACCGGGACTGGTGGCCGAACCAGCTGGACCTCCAGGTGCTCCACCAGCCGTCCTCCGGCGCCAATCCGCTCGGCGCGGGTTTCGACTACGCGAAGGCGTTCTCGGCCCTCGACGTCGAGGAGCTGAAGCGGGACGTCTTCGGGGTGATGACGACCTCGCAGGACTGGTGGCCCGCCGACTACGGCCACTACGGTCCGCTCTTCATCCGGATGAGCTGGCACGCCGCGGGCACGTACCGCATCGCCGACGGCCGGGGCGGTGGCGGGTCGGGCGCACAGCGTTTCGCCCCGCTCAACAGCTGGCCGGACAATGCCAGTCTCGACAAGGCGCGCCGGTTGCTCTGGCCGGTGAAACAGAAGTACGGCCGTAAGGTCTCGTGGGCCGACCTTCTGGTTTTCGCCGGGAATTGCGCCATGGAATCCATGGGATTCGAAACGTTCGGATTCGGATTCGGGCGCGAGGACATCTGGGAGCCGGAGGAGATCTTCTGGGGGACCGAAGGCACCTGGCTCGGCGACGAGCGCTACAGCGGGGACAGGGAACTCACCGGTCCCTTCGGAGCCGTGCAGATGGGGCTCATCTACGTCAACCCGGAAGGTCCCAACGGAAACCCCGATCCGATCGCGGCCGCCAAGGACATCCGTGAGACGTTCGCGCGCATGGCGATGAACGACGAGGAGACCGTCGCGCTCATCGTCGGCGGCCACACGTTCGGCAAGTGCCACGGCGCCGTCAGCCCCGAGTACGTCGGCCCGGAGCCGGAGGCCGCGCCGATCGAGCAGCAGGGCTGCGGGTGGAAGAACGCGGCCGGGAGCGGCGCGGGTCCCGACACGATCACGAGCGGACTCGAAGGGGCGTGGACCTCCGAGCCGACGCGATGGGACAACGGCTACCTGGACAACCTGTTCCGGTACGACTGGGAGCTGACGACGAGCCCGGCCGGCGCGCGCCAGTGGACCCCGACGGACCCCTCGGCCCAGGGCACCGTGCCCGACGCCCACGATCCGTCGAAGCGGCACGCTCCCATCATGCTGACCACGGACCTTTCCCTGAAGCTCGATCCGGTCTACGGGCCGATCGCGAAGGGCTTCCACGAGAACCCCGGCAAGCTCGCGGAGGCCTTCGCCAAGGCCTGGTACAAGCTGCTGCACCGTGACATGGGGCCCCTCTCCCGCTACCTCGGGCCGTGGATCCCCGCGCCCCAGCTGTGGCAGGACCCCGTCCCCGCCGTGGATCACGCCCTCGTCGGGAGCGCGGAGATCGCCGACCTCAAGGCGCGGATCCTCTCCTCCGGGCTGTCCGTCCCCCAACTGGTCACCACCGCCTGGGCGTCGGCGGCGAGCTTCCGCGGCACCGACAAGCGGGGCGGGGCCAACGGCGCCCGGATCCGGCTCGCTCCGCAGAAGGACTGGGCGGTCAACGACCTGCCCGAGGTGGCGGAGGCCGTACGGACCCTCGACCGGATCCGGCAGGATTTCAACGCCGCCGCGGGCGGTGGAGTGCGGGTCTCCCTCGCGGACCTGATCGTGCTGGGCGGATGCGCGGCCGTCGAGCAGGCTGCCGGGAACGCCGGGCACGCCGTCACGGTCCCCTTCGCGCCGGGTCGCACGGACGCCTCGCAGGAGCAGACCGACGTGGAGTCCTTCGCCGTGCTCGAACCCGCGGCCGACGGGTTCCGCAACTACCTGCGGCCCGGCGAGAAGCTGTCGCCCGAGACCCTCCTCCTGGACCGCGCCTTCATGCTGACCCTGACCGCGCCGGAGCTGACGGTTCTGGTGGGCGGCATGCGCGCGCTCGACACCGGTTTCCGGGGCGCCGCCCACGGACTCCTGACCGACCGGCCGGGAACCCTGACCAACGACTTCTTCGTCAACCTGCTCGACATGGGCACGGAGTGGAAGGCCTCGGCCACCGCCGAGAACGTCTTCGAGGGCCGCAGCCGCTCCACCGGCGAGGTCAGGTGGACCGCGACCGCGGTCGATCTCGTCTTCGGTTCGAACTCCCAGCTCCGAGCCGTCGCGGAGGTGTACGCGTCCGAGGACGGCGGGGAGGAGCTCGTACGCGACTTCGTGGCGGCCTGGGACAAGGTGATGAACCTCGACCGGTTCGACCTCGCCTGA
- a CDS encoding methyltransferase yields MTTTLPAEATLPAGSPPRGETMLPHATTPPAATMPTDDTARLRAAVAFVREHDTATLLPLLLPGLRGPELRSLAPHCRFAHAGLLLFPTDPQDLRRRLADCGLAVDTPSQPSVVVRERLARRHRRDLAELDVRILRPRVHGPAGESRAVEVFALTVPAHSDLEALAAHERARGHEAHLALELEHPDPLVLRGLCAVLARHGARPDGGGYNPHEDGTVLYFTTPAAGACGYRRLELYTPGDHRDALEDHLRADPRGRPDAGRPAEALLRLLTGGWTTQALASFARLGLADAMDPDAATTTRELARRTATRPENLATLLRYLTMLGAVTAEHAGHAEDTQPSEEAESFRLTPLGALLRADSPDTMRPLALMYAGPFYGSFAALDHTVRTGRPAFDHLFGENHFDHFARDPELADLFDRSMAASSRMFEPLPAHPVITTAAQASTPRTVVDVAGGNGELLGRVLTAHPTLRGVLLERPHAVEAARRSLDAAGCGARCDYRSGDFADVPHGGDVYVLSRILHDWDDDRCREILRHCARAMPADADLLIVERLLPADGSPSLATAWDLHMMCNVGGRERRREHYARLLADAGLELVGHTPLPLEAYVLHARRSR; encoded by the coding sequence ATGACGACGACCCTCCCCGCCGAAGCGACGCTCCCCGCCGGATCGCCGCCCCGAGGCGAAACGATGCTTCCCCACGCCACGACGCCTCCCGCCGCCACGATGCCCACCGACGACACGGCCCGCCTGCGCGCGGCCGTCGCCTTCGTCCGGGAACACGACACCGCCACCTTGTTGCCCCTCCTGCTGCCGGGTCTGCGCGGCCCCGAACTGCGGTCCCTGGCCCCGCACTGCCGCTTCGCCCACGCCGGCCTGCTGCTCTTCCCGACCGACCCGCAGGACCTGCGCCGCCGGCTCGCCGACTGCGGGCTCGCCGTCGACACCCCGTCCCAGCCCAGCGTCGTCGTACGGGAACGGCTCGCCCGGCGCCACCGCCGTGACCTGGCGGAACTCGACGTCCGGATCCTGCGGCCCCGCGTCCACGGTCCGGCCGGAGAGAGCCGCGCGGTGGAGGTGTTCGCCCTCACGGTGCCCGCGCACTCGGATCTGGAGGCGCTCGCGGCGCACGAACGCGCCCGGGGCCACGAGGCACACCTGGCCCTCGAACTGGAGCACCCGGACCCGCTGGTCCTGCGCGGCCTGTGCGCGGTGCTCGCCCGCCACGGCGCCCGCCCCGACGGCGGCGGGTACAACCCGCACGAGGACGGCACCGTCCTCTACTTCACCACCCCCGCGGCCGGCGCGTGCGGCTACCGCCGCCTGGAGCTCTACACGCCCGGCGACCACCGGGACGCCCTGGAGGACCACCTCCGCGCGGACCCGCGGGGGCGTCCCGACGCGGGCCGGCCCGCCGAGGCCCTCCTGCGCCTCCTCACCGGAGGGTGGACCACCCAGGCGCTCGCCTCGTTCGCGCGCCTGGGCCTTGCCGACGCCATGGACCCGGACGCGGCCACCACCACCCGGGAACTCGCCCGGCGCACCGCCACCCGACCCGAGAACCTCGCCACGCTCCTGCGCTACCTCACGATGCTCGGCGCCGTGACCGCGGAGCACGCCGGGCACGCCGAGGACACCCAGCCCTCGGAGGAAGCGGAAAGCTTCCGCCTCACCCCCCTGGGAGCCCTGCTCCGCGCGGACTCCCCGGACACCATGCGCCCACTGGCCCTGATGTACGCGGGCCCCTTCTACGGCTCCTTCGCCGCCCTCGACCACACCGTACGGACCGGACGTCCCGCCTTCGACCACCTCTTCGGCGAGAACCACTTCGACCACTTCGCACGCGACCCCGAACTCGCCGATCTCTTCGACCGTTCCATGGCGGCCAGTTCGCGCATGTTCGAACCGCTCCCCGCCCACCCCGTGATCACCACCGCGGCCCAGGCCTCCACCCCCCGGACCGTCGTCGACGTCGCCGGCGGCAACGGCGAACTCCTCGGGCGCGTCCTGACCGCGCACCCGACGTTGCGGGGCGTGCTCCTGGAGCGCCCGCACGCCGTCGAGGCGGCCCGACGCTCGCTCGACGCCGCCGGCTGCGGCGCCCGGTGCGACTACCGCAGCGGCGACTTCGCCGACGTACCGCACGGCGGCGACGTGTACGTCCTCTCCCGCATCCTGCACGACTGGGACGACGACCGGTGCCGGGAGATCCTGCGCCACTGCGCCCGCGCGATGCCCGCCGACGCCGACCTGCTGATCGTCGAACGGCTGCTGCCCGCCGACGGTTCCCCTTCGCTGGCCACGGCCTGGGACCTCCACATGATGTGCAACGTCGGCGGTCGCGAACGCCGCCGCGAGCACTACGCCCGTCTCCTCGCCGACGCCGGACTGGAGCTGGTCGGCCACACCCCCCTCCCCCTGGAGGCGTACGTCCTGCACGCCCGCAGGTCCCGGTAG
- a CDS encoding 4-hydroxybenzoate 3-monooxygenase, whose translation MTESLNCRGLRASADVVVLGAGPAGLVLANLLLAAGIDCVVLERADRSHVQTRARAGFLAPNTVRILDRHGLAEGLRRHGRTHGTCEFRTGDGSFRLDYGSLGRGEQHTVYPQQNLVTDLLAHYLDAGGRIHFATEALAVHDADGPRPYVTAREPDGSPTRWDARYVAGCDGRHGASRRSLPPAAVRHHHDHGVSWLGLLAEAPPSLDAVGYAVHDRGFAGHMARSPQVTRYYLQCRRGAPADAWSEERIWDELDLRMRAAEHGPLHRGPIIERGVVDLACDVVEPLRHGSLLLAGDAASLTAPAAAKGANLAVLEAEILGGALAETLSGGDGAALDRYSAQCLAHIWRAQEFTQWMTGLLHAIPGPEQSGGSFFQASLRRARLDSLRTSRAHQDWFAENYVGV comes from the coding sequence ATGACAGAAAGCCTGAATTGCCGAGGCTTACGCGCCTCGGCCGATGTGGTCGTGCTCGGTGCCGGCCCCGCCGGCCTGGTGCTCGCCAACCTCCTCCTCGCCGCCGGGATCGACTGCGTCGTTCTCGAACGCGCCGACCGCTCGCACGTCCAGACCCGGGCCCGGGCCGGCTTCCTCGCGCCGAACACCGTACGGATCCTCGACCGTCACGGCCTCGCCGAGGGGCTGCGCCGGCACGGCCGTACGCACGGCACGTGCGAGTTCCGTACCGGGGACGGCAGCTTCCGCCTCGACTACGGCTCCCTGGGCCGGGGCGAGCAGCACACCGTCTACCCGCAGCAGAACCTGGTCACGGACCTCCTGGCGCACTACCTCGACGCCGGTGGCAGGATCCACTTCGCGACCGAGGCGCTGGCCGTCCACGACGCCGACGGCCCCCGGCCGTACGTCACCGCCCGGGAGCCGGACGGCAGCCCCACGCGATGGGACGCCCGGTACGTCGCCGGCTGCGACGGCCGCCACGGAGCCTCCCGCCGCTCCTTGCCGCCCGCCGCGGTCCGCCACCACCACGACCACGGAGTGAGCTGGCTCGGCCTGCTCGCCGAAGCTCCGCCCAGCCTCGACGCCGTCGGGTACGCCGTCCACGACCGCGGTTTCGCCGGCCACATGGCCCGTAGCCCGCAGGTCACGCGGTACTACCTCCAGTGCCGGCGCGGCGCCCCCGCCGACGCCTGGTCCGAGGAACGGATCTGGGACGAACTCGACCTGCGGATGCGCGCCGCGGAACACGGTCCGCTGCACAGGGGGCCGATCATCGAGCGCGGGGTCGTCGACCTGGCCTGCGATGTGGTCGAACCGCTGCGCCACGGCTCGCTCCTCCTCGCCGGAGACGCCGCGAGCCTGACGGCGCCGGCCGCCGCGAAGGGCGCGAACCTCGCCGTGCTGGAGGCGGAGATCTTGGGCGGCGCACTCGCCGAGACCCTCTCCGGAGGGGACGGCGCAGCCCTCGACCGCTACTCGGCGCAGTGCCTGGCGCACATCTGGCGCGCCCAGGAGTTCACCCAGTGGATGACCGGCCTGCTGCACGCGATCCCGGGCCCGGAGCAATCAGGCGGATCGTTCTTTCAGGCTTCCCTGCGGCGTGCCCGCCTCGACTCCTTGCGCACCTCCCGCGCCCACCAGGACTGGTTCGCCGAGAACTACGTCGGCGTATGA
- a CDS encoding MarR family winged helix-turn-helix transcriptional regulator produces MPTPEAAAIAAELRTAMGKLTRRVKHEDHIPLGQVAVLGALDRDGAMTTSDLAADQRVRPQSMARAVGLLMEQHLITRRAHPTDGRKSLVELSDAGRAALEAERGRRAGWLAQAIEVELTAEERELLARSTALLERLATR; encoded by the coding sequence ATGCCCACCCCGGAAGCCGCCGCCATCGCCGCCGAACTGCGCACCGCGATGGGCAAGCTCACCCGACGCGTCAAACACGAGGACCACATCCCGCTGGGCCAGGTCGCCGTGCTCGGCGCACTCGACCGCGACGGCGCCATGACCACCAGCGACCTCGCCGCCGATCAGCGCGTACGCCCCCAGTCGATGGCCCGCGCCGTGGGACTCCTCATGGAGCAGCACCTGATCACGCGCCGCGCGCACCCCACGGACGGCCGCAAGTCATTGGTCGAGCTCTCGGACGCGGGGCGGGCCGCGCTCGAAGCGGAGCGCGGCCGCAGGGCCGGCTGGCTGGCTCAGGCCATTGAGGTCGAACTCACCGCCGAGGAAAGGGAGTTGCTGGCACGGAGCACCGCCCTGCTGGAGCGGCTCGCCACCCGCTAG
- the eno gene encoding phosphopyruvate hydratase has protein sequence MSAQAVGTTEITAATIETVTARRIIDSRGNPTVEVDVVLADGSLGRAAVPSGASTGAREAVELRDADSARWHGKGVDRAVAHVNGEIAASVRGRDAADQAGLDAALVALDGTATKARLGANAVLGVSLAAAKAAAAARRLPLYRYLGGADAHLLPLPMMNIVNGGAHADNPLDFQEFMIAPVGADTFAEAVRMGSEVFHTLRRDLLAAGHATGVGDEGGFAPALRTAEEALDFVMAAIERTGYRPGTDIGLIMDPASSEFFRDGVYDYAGEGVRRTPSENVDYLVKLIDSYPILSIEDPMAENDWDGWRELTARVGDRCQLTGDDLFCTNETLLREGITTGAGNSILIKVNQIGTLTEALAAVTTAHRAGWTAVMSHRSGETEDTTIADLAVATGCGQIKTGSLSRSDRTAKYNQLIRIEEELGGSARYAGRSALGRG, from the coding sequence ATGTCCGCGCAGGCAGTCGGCACCACCGAAATCACCGCCGCCACCATCGAGACCGTGACCGCCCGCCGGATCATCGACAGCCGGGGCAACCCCACGGTCGAGGTCGACGTCGTCCTGGCGGACGGCTCCCTGGGCCGTGCGGCCGTCCCCTCCGGCGCCTCCACCGGCGCCCGGGAGGCCGTGGAACTGCGCGACGCAGACTCCGCACGCTGGCACGGCAAGGGCGTCGACCGGGCGGTGGCCCACGTCAACGGGGAGATCGCGGCGTCCGTGCGCGGCCGGGACGCGGCGGACCAGGCAGGCCTCGACGCCGCCCTGGTCGCCCTCGACGGCACCGCCACCAAGGCCAGGCTCGGGGCCAACGCCGTCCTCGGCGTCTCCCTCGCCGCCGCGAAGGCCGCCGCGGCGGCCCGCCGCCTGCCCCTCTACCGTTACCTCGGCGGCGCCGACGCGCACCTCCTGCCGCTGCCGATGATGAACATCGTCAACGGCGGAGCCCACGCCGACAACCCGCTGGACTTCCAGGAGTTCATGATCGCGCCCGTGGGCGCGGACACCTTCGCCGAAGCCGTCCGCATGGGCAGCGAGGTCTTCCACACCCTGCGCCGGGATCTGCTGGCCGCCGGTCACGCCACCGGAGTCGGCGACGAGGGCGGGTTCGCGCCCGCGCTGCGCACCGCCGAGGAAGCGCTGGACTTCGTGATGGCCGCCATCGAGCGCACGGGCTACCGTCCCGGCACGGACATCGGCCTGATCATGGACCCGGCGTCGTCGGAGTTCTTCCGCGACGGGGTCTACGACTACGCGGGCGAGGGGGTGCGCCGCACCCCCTCCGAGAACGTCGACTACCTGGTCAAGCTCATCGACAGCTACCCGATCCTGTCCATCGAGGACCCGATGGCGGAGAACGACTGGGACGGCTGGCGCGAGCTGACCGCGCGCGTGGGCGACCGCTGCCAGCTGACGGGCGACGACCTGTTCTGCACCAACGAGACGCTGCTGCGCGAAGGCATCACCACCGGCGCCGGCAACTCGATCCTGATCAAGGTCAATCAGATCGGCACGCTGACCGAGGCGCTGGCCGCGGTAACCACGGCCCACCGGGCGGGCTGGACGGCCGTGATGTCCCACCGCTCGGGCGAGACGGAGGACACGACCATCGCGGACCTGGCGGTCGCGACCGGATGCGGTCAGATCAAGACCGGCTCGCTCTCCCGCTCCGACCGCACGGCGAAGTACAACCAGCTGATCCGGATCGAAGAGGAACTGGGCGGCTCGGCACGCTACGCGGGCCGCTCCGCACTGGGCCGGGGATGA
- a CDS encoding transglycosylase family protein — protein sequence MSRYPKDRRRRSRIGQLLLFVMVLTVPLLDVSGAHAAAVHSKQGPDWDAIARCESGGNWRANTGNGHYGGLQFTQSSWKAAGGRKYAPRADLATKSEQIATARRLARIQGMGAWTCARRR from the coding sequence ATGTCGCGCTACCCGAAGGACCGGCGAAGGCGAAGCAGGATCGGTCAACTGCTGCTCTTCGTCATGGTGTTGACGGTTCCGCTCTTGGACGTTTCCGGGGCTCATGCCGCCGCGGTGCACTCCAAACAGGGCCCCGACTGGGATGCCATCGCCCGCTGTGAATCCGGCGGGAATTGGCGGGCGAACACCGGCAACGGCCATTACGGCGGACTGCAGTTCACCCAGTCGAGCTGGAAGGCGGCCGGAGGCCGCAAGTACGCACCGCGTGCCGACCTCGCCACGAAGTCGGAGCAGATCGCCACGGCGAGGAGGCTCGCCAGGATCCAGGGAATGGGGGCCTGGACCTGCGCACGCCGTAGATGA